One part of the Mariniblastus fucicola genome encodes these proteins:
- the nrtS gene encoding nitrate/nitrite transporter NrtS yields MNSIIQFLAKLRAHAFEAAVVRRAAIMSLIVGTILIGINHGNRICSGTLCGTFWVQSLLTMFVPYAVSTVSSVLAMDGCHRSEKALEVSKSRSTGRDDQ; encoded by the coding sequence ATGAATAGCATCATCCAGTTTCTTGCCAAGCTTAGAGCTCACGCTTTCGAAGCCGCTGTCGTGCGCAGAGCCGCCATCATGTCGTTGATCGTTGGAACGATCCTGATCGGCATCAACCATGGCAACCGGATATGCAGTGGAACGTTGTGCGGAACGTTTTGGGTTCAGTCTTTACTGACGATGTTTGTCCCCTATGCGGTTTCGACCGTTTCCAGTGTGCTGGCGATGGACGGATGTCACCGATCCGAAAAAGCTCTGGAAGTTTCAAAATCGCGAAGCACCGGTCGCGATGACCAGTGA